The Nitrosomonas sp. PY1 genomic sequence TTCAATAGTACGGAACAGGAACGTAGCAGGCTTCTCGGGGAATTCTGGCATACCAATTATGCCGCGCCGGACTTGGTGTTAATCGAGCGGATATTCAATGTGTTTTATCAGCAGAGAGTAGTAGGTGCGAAACGACACCGTTTTTTACGCAGGCATGAAGTAAAACGAGTTGATTCGTTTCCGCAAGGAATTAAGTTCGCACTGCACAATTTAAACAATAATCAGGGGTTCTCCGAAACCTATGATGCCGTAATACTCGCAACCGGATATCACCGTGATCACTTTCAGGCATTGTTGTCACCGCTTATGCCTTTTTTTAAGACTTTATCGGTGGATCGAAATTACCGATTGGATGCCATTCCGCAATTCAAACCGGCTATTTTTCTACAAGGAGCTTGTGAATCCAGCCATGGACTGAGTGATACGCTATTGTCCGTTACTGCAATTCGCGCCAGTGAAATTACACGAGCTCTGGTGGATTCATTGGATCAGATCAAGTCCCCGGTAACTGTACGAACTGTTTCACCGCTAATCGCCTGAGGACACTCGGGTTGATTTATTTTTTAACTAGAGCTTTTTATTTTTCCGTCATGTACAAAAAAATAATAATATTACTTGGCAATTCAATTCGGTGTGTATTTTCTCTTGCCTTCTTCAGTGTGAGTGTCACAGCCACGAGTCATAGTTTTGCGCAAATGCAACAGACCGAAGTGCCTAATTCAACCAAGGCAACAGATAGTAAAGCGAAATCACGCGAAGAAGGAGGCAATCCCGATACGGAAAAGGCTGCTAATTCGGTCCTGCCGACCATTGTAATCGAAGCCAAAGATAATGGAGAAGTCATAGGGAATGTTGCCAAGCGCAGCGCCACTGCAACCAAAACTGGTACACCGATTATCGAAACACCACAGTCAATCACGGTCGTGACGCGTAATGAGATGGATATGCGTAGTGTGCAGCATCTTACTGAAGCCTTGCGTTATGTACCTGGGGTTACCGTCGATCAATTTGGATTCGACGGGCGTGGTTTTGAGTATTTGTTTATGCGCGGATTCAATGCCACGACAACCGCCAATTTCCGTGATGGTTTGAGCAATGCGGCTAAGGGTTTGTTTTTTGCTGAGTTTATTACGGATACTTTTGGCTTAGAGCGGGTAGATGTTTTGCGAGGTCCTGCATCGGTATTGTATGGACGCGGTGATGCGGGTGGTATTGTAAACAGGATTACCAAGCGACCGACTGCTGCTCCGATTCGTGAGGTGGAATTTCAGTATGGTAATTTTGAACGGGAAAGGTTTGCCGCTGACCTTGGAGTGGTAAGTAAGGATGGAACGATCATGATGCGACTGGTGACTACCGCACTGGACAGTGATACACAAGTCAGATACCCGAATACCGGAGGTGATCGAGCACATAATGAACGGTTTTATATTGCGCCGTCCATCACTTTCCGGCCGAACGCCATGACATCTCTCACGTTAATGGGCGATATGCTCAACAACCGGAGTGGTTCGTCACCATTTTACATTACCGCACCGGATGGCCGGTTTACCAATGTGCTGCAGAGCGATCCCAAGTTTGCACGTTATTCCACTAATCAGGCTACATTCAGTTATCAATTTGAACATCACTTTAATGAAATACTGACAGTTCGGCAGAATTTTCGCTACGCATCTCAGAAAGGCCGCTTTCAGGATTTGTTTGCGTTGGGGTATAACGATCCTGATCGGCCGACTTTAATGGATCGCGGTACTTATGCCACGAATGAGCGTTTGAATCAAGCCGTGCTTGATACTCATTTGCAAGCAAAGATTGCCACCGGTCCTGTCAATCATACTATGTTACTTGGGGTAGATTGGAATCAGACCAATGCATTCATGCGCTATTTTGAGGGCTATAATAGTGATTATGTGCCGCCTCCGATTGATATTGACGATCCGGTTTATGGCGCGCAACCGATTCTGAGACCTGATTTGTTGGTGCAACATTCTAAACAACGGATCGATCAACTGGGTTTCTACATACAGGACCAGCTTAAATACGATAACTGGGTTTTGACTTTAAGCGGGCGGCATGACAGGCTTCATACTAAAGATAGCGACTTATTGAACGAATCGGTAATCCGGAACAAGAATAATGCATTTACTGGTCGAGCCGGTTTAACCTATCTGTTTGCAAACGGCATAGCGCCTTACTTCAGTTATTCGCAATCATTCATGCCGCAACCCGGCGTTGATGCTGAAAGCAAACCGTTTGACCCTTCTCGAGCTTCGCAATACGAAGCGGGTATAAAGTTTCAGCCGACAGGAGGGAAATCTCTCTATACGGTAGCGTTTTTTGACCTGACCAAAACGAATGCACTGACGCGGGATGTGAATGATCCTACCGGGGTGCATCTTATGCAAACTGGGGAAGTCAGGTCACGTGGCGTTGAACTGGAAGGGCGAAGTGAGTTGCTGCGCGGCCTGAATGTTATCAGTTCCTTCACTTACCTGGATGTAGATAATATAAAAGATACGGACTTCAAGGGAAAAAGACCGATACAGGTTCCCACTACAATGGCGTCTGGTTGGCTCGATTATTCCTTCGGTGCTTTGGGTTACGAGTGGCTGAAAGGATTTGGGCTGGGAGGAGGGGTTCGTTATGTCGGCAGCACATTTAACGATCAGGATAATACCAGCACCACACCATCGTTCACATTGTTCGATGCCACATTGCGCTATGAAAGAGGCCCTATGTTATTCAATATCAATGCCAGTAATATTTTTGATAAACACTACGTTAGCACATCATTTTTCAACAGATATTATCTCGGAACGGAACGTACCATAATCGGTACTTTGACATTCCGGTTCTAGCAGATGATTGCGGTTTTTTTCTACTATCGAATTAAGATTGAGGGGATCGCATGCCTTTGAATGACGAGCTTTTAGTATTTCTAGACCTGGCGGCTGAAGCGATGGCCAATGGTAGCCGATCGGCCATTCATGATCTGCCTCCGGATCTGGCGCGCCGGGAATACGAAGCGGCCTCACAGATACTAGATGTTCCTGGTCCAGAAATGGCAAGCGTGCAAGAACTGAGCATTGAGGGTCGCGACGGATACCAGATCGGCGCGCGGTTATACAAGCCTTTGGAATTTTCAGAAACCACAGATCCGCAACCGGTGTTGTTATACTTTCATGGCGGCGGCTATTGTCTTGGTAGTTTGGATTCGCATGATGCGCTGTGTCGCTCATTGGCTGCGTTGACACCTTGTTATGTATTGCATATTGCTTATCGACTGGCACCCGAAAATCGCTTCCCCAGCGCAGTGCATGATGCGCACGATGGATATCAATGGCTTCTGCGGCAAGGGTTAGCTTATGGCCTTGATACGAGCCGTATCGCTGTTGGCGGCGATAGCGTAGGTGGCTCATTAGCAACAGGAATCACGATTATGGCACGGGACAAGAATCTGCAACAACCGGTTTGTCAGCTCCTGCTGTATCCCTGTACGAGTGCGTGGCAAGATTCCGAATCCCATCGTCGACTTGCCAGCGGGTATTTGTTGGAAGCAAAAACCTTGCAATGGATGTTCAATTTTTATCTCCGCACTGATGCCGACCGGGTCGATTGGCGATTTGCGCCACTGGAAGCGCCCGATTTGTCCAAGCTGGCGCCAGCTCACCTTGTTTTGGCCGAATTTGATCCTTTGTTGGATGAAGGAATGGCTTATGCTGAGCGATTGCTAGACAGCGGGGTAGTGACACAAGTTCATGTATACTCAGGTATGGTTCATGATTTTGCCCGACTGAGCAATATCGTCGAAGAGGCCGAAGAAGTCCGACAGGATTTGGCGAAAATCCTGGCAAAAGCTTTTTATCCTGAAAATGACCGTATCTAGAAACATGAAAATGCGCACGCTAGCAGGTAATTGTTTCACTTTAAAACCATTCCGTATGGTTTTCTTTTTCCTGTCTTTACTTGCTATAAGTGCTTGCAGCATGTTGCCCGAACGTCGCGTCGGCGATGTTGGCGCAAACATTCCAGAGCAGTGGACTGAGTACACAGTAGAGCAATCGGTGGCAGTGAACTGGGTGGAAACATTTCAGGATGCCGCGTTAAAAAATCTGGTGGATATTGCCTTAGAAAATAATTATGAATTGAAAGCCGCGTCAGCAAGAATTCAAGCTGCTGCTGCACAAGCGCGCATTGACGGTTCTCCGCGCTGGCCGCAGTTTTTTCTCTCGGCGGATTATGAGGAAGCGAGAATCCGCGAAGCTGGTTTTGGTTCAGCCAGGCTAAATGTTTTCGAGGTTTTATTCGGCGTCAGTTGGGAAGTGGATTTATGGGGAAGAATTCGCGATTCACATATGGCAGCTATAACTGAAGCCACTGCAGTGCAGGCGGATTTCCGTGGAACTCGCTTGTCACTGGCGGCGCGTGTTACGCAAAGTTATTTCGAATTGATTGAAGCCAAATTGCAATCGGCTATCATTGAACAGTCGATCAAGGATCGAAGCGTGATTGTCGATTTAGTGCGTGGCCGATTTCAGCGCGGCCTCGTTCGTGGGCTGGATTTGCGCTTGGCCTTAACCGATCTGGCAAATGCCGAGGCGCAACTGAAGCAGACGCGTAATAGCATGCAGCAAATTTCCAAAAGGCTGGAAACCTTGTTGGGTCGCTACCCCAAGGATGAAGTAAGGGCTATCGCACAATTGCCGTCGCTACCGGTAGCCATGCCGGCAGGACTGCCATCAGAACTGCTGGAACGCAGGCCTGATCTGGTAGCTGCATTTAAACGCTTGCAAGCAGCTGATTTGCGAACAGTCAGTGCACAAAAATTACGATTGCCACGGATTACACTGACGGCGACGGGTGGAAGCCGTAGTGCTGATCTGACCGAATTGATCGATCCCAGAGCTGCGTCCTGGAATATGCTTGCCGGATTGGTGCAACCCATATTTACCGGTTGGCGTATTCAAGGTGAAATTTTTCGCAACAAGGCCCGTGTCGAAGAGGCTTTAAACCAGTACAAAAATTCGGCATTGAATGCTTTTCGCGAGGTGGAACAGGCACTGGCAGCCGAAGAATGGCTACGGCAGCAGGAAGCTGCGCTGCGCAAAGCGGTTGAACATACCGGATCTAGTCAGAAGCTGGCTACTTATTCCTATCGAAACGGCACCATTGAGATTCTAACACTGCTGGACAGCTACCGAAGCATGCTGAATGCACAGACGGCACATCTTTCCATAACCCGGCAGCTACTGAGTAATCGTGTCAATCTTTACTTGGCTTTGGGTGGTAATGCTTGATCGATCTGATGTAGTCATCCTACCACTTGTACAGAATTTTGTTCGTTGATGAAAGTACGTAAACAACTATTCATCGCTTTACTGGTGGTAATGGCGGGTATTGCTGCGGCCATAATTATTGTTCGGATGCCGCCTCAGGCGATTCAGCAACCACAGACTTTTGAACCGCCAGCGGTACAAACGATTGTGGTGCAACCACAGCGGTTGCAGATGACGGTACAAACCCGAGGACGTGTTAAAGCGCAAACCGAAATCGAGGTCATAACGGGCGTTTCGGGGAATATTACCTATGTGGCGCCGGCATTTGTCAGTGGCGGTTACTTTAAAAAAGGAGATTTGCTGGTTTCTATCGATCCGGCTGAATACGATTTACGTGTGGCGCAGGCACAGGCTCGAGTCATGGAAGCGCAATATCAATTGACTCGTGAGGAAGCCGAAGCAGAACAAGCGCGACAAGAGTGGTGGCAACTGGGGGAGGGCGAACCTAGTCCCTTGAATTTGAGAATTCCGCAGTTAAAAGAAAAAAAAGCGAAACTTGCCGCTGAGAAGGAAGAATTGAAAAATGCACGCTTGTTACGACAACGGACAGAAATACGCGCACCCTTTAATGGTCGAGTGCGCAACAAATCTATAGGAATGGGGCAGTATCTGAATACTGGAGACGTATTAGGCAGTATCTACAGTAGCGATTTGGCAGAAGTGCGTTTTCCACTCAATACACAAGAATTGTCTTGGATTAATGTGCCGGAGTGGCCATCGCGCTCCGCTGCAACTGAAGGTGCTGAAGTAGTTTTGTCAGCAAACTATCGTGGAGAAATGCAAGCCTGGCGAGGGCGGATCGTCCGCAGCGAGGGTGCTATCGATGAGAAAACGGGTATGGTGGTGGTTGTGGCCCAGGTTAACGATCCGTTTGGGTTGTCAGGAAATAAGCAGGATCGCGCGGCTGCGATGTTGCCGGTAGGTTTGTATGTTGAGGCGAGTATCGAAGGTCGCTGGTTGGAGGGTGTTTATGTGTTACCAGCCAGTGCATTATTGCAAGATGATCGTGTTGCAATTATTGATCAGAACAATCGTTTGTATATTCGTCAAGTTATTATTATAAAAAAAGAAAATGACCGTGTTGTTCTGAAGGAAGGCTTGATGCCGGGTGAGCGAGTTATGGTTGCTGGTCTACTGCATCCGGTTGAGGGCATGTCCGTAACACTGAAGGAAAGCCCATGAGATTGATCGTCTGGTTTGCTAGGAATCCGATCGCGGCAAATTTCTTGATGCTACTCATTATTGCAGGCGGAATTCTGGGACTGACAATTGCAAAACGTTACACTATTCCCCCAGTACCGCAAAACCAATTGCAAATCGAGATCGAATATCCTGGCGCGAGCCAGGCAGAAGTGGAGCGTGCATTGTGCATTCCGATTGAAACTGCACTGCATGATCTGGAAGGTATCCGGCAAATCAATGCAACCGCTCATCAAGCTCAATGCGAGGTTATTGTCGAGTTCGATCCGAAAATCGATGCGGCGCGGTTTCAGGCCAGCGTGCAAGCTCGAATGGATCGCATCACAGTTTTCCCAAAAAATGCTGAGAAGCTGAGAATTACGGAATTAAAAACGGGTACTACTGCAGTGACCGTGATGGTGCATGGAGATGTCGATCTGTTGACCTTGATGCGTCAGCGTGACCGACTGCAAGCAATGTTGAGCCGACATCCGGATATAGGAAAACTGACATCCTGGCCCGAGATTCCCTATGAAATCTCGATTGAAGTCACAGAATCTGAGTTGCGTCGCTACGATTTGAGTTTTGATGAGATTGCGATGGCAATTCAAGCCGCCTCACGAAATATACCGGCTGGGGAACTCAAAAAAGCGGACAGCAAATTGCTGTTGAGAAGCAAGCATCAAGCCATGACTGTGGCGGATTATGCAGCGATTACCTTGCGATCGGATGTCAATGGGGCGCGTTTGTTACTGGGTGATGTCGCACGGATTAGAGAGACAGTCAATGACAAGGATATGCGGGCTAGGATCGATGGCAAGCCAGCCGTGCAAATATTCGTGATGTCCAAGGATCGAATTTCGACATCGGTCGAAGCGGTTAATTCAGTGATCGATGCATTTCGTCCCGAACTTCCGGTTGGTGTTGGTATTTCAACATGGGATGATTGGTCGAAATACTATGTGGAGAATATGAGCATGCTGAAGGAAAATGCCATTTCGGGTTTTTTCCTGGTTTTTCTGGTGCTAATGTTTACACTGCGATTCCGCCTGGCGGTTTGGGTTAGCAGCGGTATTCTGGTGTCGTTGTTCGGTGCATTATGGTTAATGCCGATTCTGGGCATCTCTTTGAATACTTATTCGATTTCTGCATTGATTTTGATTATTGGGGTTTTAGCCGACGATGCCATTGTCGTTGGAGAGAATATTTATACCCATCAGGAACGGGGAAGCCCAGGATTAGATGGCGCCATTAGCGGTACGCTGGAAGTAGCACCGCTGATTGTCATGATGGTGTTATCCACTATGATTGCCTTTGTGCCTGGCTTGCTCCTGCCAGGGCTTAGTGGTTACTTGATGTATAACGTTTCTGCCGTGGTGATTCTGACATTGGCATTCTCGATGCTGGAGGCGTTATTGATTCTGCCCGCACATTTATCGTCGTATGACCATCCGGTAGCCACACAGAACAAAATCGGAATGCTGTTCGATCAAGCCAGAACCAAGATCGACGAAGCGTTGCAATGGTTTATCAATAGTGTGTACATACCGGTATTGAAACGATTGCTGTATTTTCGTTACATAACACTATCGATGTTTGCGATGATTTTGCTGGTGGCGGTCGCGCTCGTTTCATCCGGTCGGATTCAGAGCGTTATGGATGCGCCGGTCAATGATTATTATTTGTTCGCCATTCTGCAGTTTGTTCCGGGTACACCGTTCGAGGAAGTCAATGCATATGTGTTGCGCCTGGAACAAATTGCTAACGATATTCGCGCAGAACTGAATGCGGAACTCGGATTGGGTGCGGTGGATAAGTTGCAGGATAGCTTCCAGCACATCATATCCGTTAGCGAGGATAATGCCGCATTTGTGGATATTGAAATCGCCATCGATGAGCGGATCCGTTCGCGCATGGACAGCATAAAACAGCAATGGGAAGAACGCTTGGGTAAATTGCCAGCCGGTGCTATGCTGTCGTTCCAGACTTTTTGGCCAAGAAATCTGGGAATCACTGCGGCACAATCCGCTAAAGCCATCGAATTGCAACTGATTGCTCAGGATATCGGGCAACAAAGCGTTGTTAGTGAAATACTCAAGACCAAATTAGCTGCATACACGGGTGTACATAGTGTCACTGGTGCAATGCAGATGGGTAAACCCGAGCTACATCTTAAGCTCAGGCCGGAAGCTGTAGCACAAGGGTTGACCGTGCATGATCT encodes the following:
- a CDS encoding efflux RND transporter permease subunit, with the translated sequence MRLIVWFARNPIAANFLMLLIIAGGILGLTIAKRYTIPPVPQNQLQIEIEYPGASQAEVERALCIPIETALHDLEGIRQINATAHQAQCEVIVEFDPKIDAARFQASVQARMDRITVFPKNAEKLRITELKTGTTAVTVMVHGDVDLLTLMRQRDRLQAMLSRHPDIGKLTSWPEIPYEISIEVTESELRRYDLSFDEIAMAIQAASRNIPAGELKKADSKLLLRSKHQAMTVADYAAITLRSDVNGARLLLGDVARIRETVNDKDMRARIDGKPAVQIFVMSKDRISTSVEAVNSVIDAFRPELPVGVGISTWDDWSKYYVENMSMLKENAISGFFLVFLVLMFTLRFRLAVWVSSGILVSLFGALWLMPILGISLNTYSISALILIIGVLADDAIVVGENIYTHQERGSPGLDGAISGTLEVAPLIVMMVLSTMIAFVPGLLLPGLSGYLMYNVSAVVILTLAFSMLEALLILPAHLSSYDHPVATQNKIGMLFDQARTKIDEALQWFINSVYIPVLKRLLYFRYITLSMFAMILLVAVALVSSGRIQSVMDAPVNDYYLFAILQFVPGTPFEEVNAYVLRLEQIANDIRAELNAELGLGAVDKLQDSFQHIISVSEDNAAFVDIEIAIDERIRSRMDSIKQQWEERLGKLPAGAMLSFQTFWPRNLGITAAQSAKAIELQLIAQDIGQQSVVSEILKTKLAAYTGVHSVTGAMQMGKPELHLKLRPEAVAQGLTVHDLGEQVRNGFLGLEVQRFFLDRDEVRVIIRLPAQQRRSLDDIYRLPIQLPNGNSVPFDAVAETELMPGFASIIRQNRERVQLISAEVYKEQASVETILADLRAHVIPELEAQFPGIKIESGQIRQKHEATMSELWRYGMFALLGIYALLAIPLRSYLQPMMIMLAIPFGFIGAILGHLLLNIPLSLESYVALFAVGGIVINDSLILVAQINKAARENFTRYQTVIRACKARFRAIFLTSTTTFVGLLPFINVQSSDAEKILPMAVTLAFGILFSMLVTLVLVPVSCVVLREISEQMNASTRAGEVF
- a CDS encoding efflux transporter outer membrane subunit translates to MKMRTLAGNCFTLKPFRMVFFFLSLLAISACSMLPERRVGDVGANIPEQWTEYTVEQSVAVNWVETFQDAALKNLVDIALENNYELKAASARIQAAAAQARIDGSPRWPQFFLSADYEEARIREAGFGSARLNVFEVLFGVSWEVDLWGRIRDSHMAAITEATAVQADFRGTRLSLAARVTQSYFELIEAKLQSAIIEQSIKDRSVIVDLVRGRFQRGLVRGLDLRLALTDLANAEAQLKQTRNSMQQISKRLETLLGRYPKDEVRAIAQLPSLPVAMPAGLPSELLERRPDLVAAFKRLQAADLRTVSAQKLRLPRITLTATGGSRSADLTELIDPRAASWNMLAGLVQPIFTGWRIQGEIFRNKARVEEALNQYKNSALNAFREVEQALAAEEWLRQQEAALRKAVEHTGSSQKLATYSYRNGTIEILTLLDSYRSMLNAQTAHLSITRQLLSNRVNLYLALGGNA
- a CDS encoding efflux RND transporter periplasmic adaptor subunit, whose protein sequence is MKVRKQLFIALLVVMAGIAAAIIIVRMPPQAIQQPQTFEPPAVQTIVVQPQRLQMTVQTRGRVKAQTEIEVITGVSGNITYVAPAFVSGGYFKKGDLLVSIDPAEYDLRVAQAQARVMEAQYQLTREEAEAEQARQEWWQLGEGEPSPLNLRIPQLKEKKAKLAAEKEELKNARLLRQRTEIRAPFNGRVRNKSIGMGQYLNTGDVLGSIYSSDLAEVRFPLNTQELSWINVPEWPSRSAATEGAEVVLSANYRGEMQAWRGRIVRSEGAIDEKTGMVVVVAQVNDPFGLSGNKQDRAAAMLPVGLYVEASIEGRWLEGVYVLPASALLQDDRVAIIDQNNRLYIRQVIIIKKENDRVVLKEGLMPGERVMVAGLLHPVEGMSVTLKESP
- a CDS encoding alpha/beta hydrolase, whose product is MPLNDELLVFLDLAAEAMANGSRSAIHDLPPDLARREYEAASQILDVPGPEMASVQELSIEGRDGYQIGARLYKPLEFSETTDPQPVLLYFHGGGYCLGSLDSHDALCRSLAALTPCYVLHIAYRLAPENRFPSAVHDAHDGYQWLLRQGLAYGLDTSRIAVGGDSVGGSLATGITIMARDKNLQQPVCQLLLYPCTSAWQDSESHRRLASGYLLEAKTLQWMFNFYLRTDADRVDWRFAPLEAPDLSKLAPAHLVLAEFDPLLDEGMAYAERLLDSGVVTQVHVYSGMVHDFARLSNIVEEAEEVRQDLAKILAKAFYPENDRI
- a CDS encoding TonB-dependent siderophore receptor, whose translation is MSVTATSHSFAQMQQTEVPNSTKATDSKAKSREEGGNPDTEKAANSVLPTIVIEAKDNGEVIGNVAKRSATATKTGTPIIETPQSITVVTRNEMDMRSVQHLTEALRYVPGVTVDQFGFDGRGFEYLFMRGFNATTTANFRDGLSNAAKGLFFAEFITDTFGLERVDVLRGPASVLYGRGDAGGIVNRITKRPTAAPIREVEFQYGNFERERFAADLGVVSKDGTIMMRLVTTALDSDTQVRYPNTGGDRAHNERFYIAPSITFRPNAMTSLTLMGDMLNNRSGSSPFYITAPDGRFTNVLQSDPKFARYSTNQATFSYQFEHHFNEILTVRQNFRYASQKGRFQDLFALGYNDPDRPTLMDRGTYATNERLNQAVLDTHLQAKIATGPVNHTMLLGVDWNQTNAFMRYFEGYNSDYVPPPIDIDDPVYGAQPILRPDLLVQHSKQRIDQLGFYIQDQLKYDNWVLTLSGRHDRLHTKDSDLLNESVIRNKNNAFTGRAGLTYLFANGIAPYFSYSQSFMPQPGVDAESKPFDPSRASQYEAGIKFQPTGGKSLYTVAFFDLTKTNALTRDVNDPTGVHLMQTGEVRSRGVELEGRSELLRGLNVISSFTYLDVDNIKDTDFKGKRPIQVPTTMASGWLDYSFGALGYEWLKGFGLGGGVRYVGSTFNDQDNTSTTPSFTLFDATLRYERGPMLFNINASNIFDKHYVSTSFFNRYYLGTERTIIGTLTFRF